The following are from one region of the Cloacibacterium normanense genome:
- the queA gene encoding tRNA preQ1(34) S-adenosylmethionine ribosyltransferase-isomerase QueA: MKTSDFNFHLPEHLLAEHPSEHRDEARLMVLDRKTQTIEHKLFKDVIDYFNEDDLFIFNNTKVFPARLYGNKEKTGAKIEVFLLRELDKETRVWDVLVDPARKIRIGNKLFFTEDESLVAEVIDNTTSRGRTLRFLFDGSYEEFRAKLKELGETPLPKYIKREVEPEDAERYQTIYAKIEGAVAAPTAGLHFSKHLMKRLEIKGINFAEVTLHVGLGTFNPIEVEDLSKHKMECEEAIIDEKTADIINKAADENRRICAVGTTTMRALETSVSSNKKISAYQGWTNKFIYPPYDFGVANAMITNFHTPKSTLIMMIAAFAGTDFIMHAYEEAVKNEYKFYSYGDAMLIL, encoded by the coding sequence ATGAAAACATCTGATTTCAATTTTCACTTGCCAGAACATTTGTTGGCAGAACACCCTTCAGAACACAGAGACGAAGCAAGATTAATGGTTCTTGACAGAAAGACACAAACCATTGAACATAAACTATTTAAAGACGTAATCGATTATTTTAACGAAGACGATTTATTTATCTTTAACAATACCAAAGTTTTCCCAGCTAGACTATACGGAAATAAAGAAAAAACTGGTGCTAAAATCGAAGTTTTCTTATTAAGAGAACTTGATAAAGAAACCAGAGTTTGGGACGTATTAGTAGATCCAGCTCGTAAAATTAGAATTGGAAACAAACTTTTCTTTACAGAAGATGAATCTTTGGTTGCAGAAGTAATTGATAATACTACATCTAGAGGTAGAACGCTAAGATTTTTATTTGACGGTTCTTATGAAGAATTTCGTGCTAAATTAAAAGAATTGGGAGAAACTCCACTTCCTAAATACATCAAAAGAGAAGTAGAACCAGAAGATGCAGAACGTTACCAAACGATTTATGCTAAAATAGAAGGTGCAGTAGCTGCTCCAACTGCAGGTTTACACTTTTCTAAGCACTTAATGAAGCGTCTAGAAATCAAAGGAATTAACTTTGCAGAAGTTACACTTCACGTAGGTTTAGGAACATTTAACCCAATCGAAGTAGAAGATCTTTCTAAGCACAAAATGGAGTGTGAAGAAGCAATTATCGACGAAAAAACTGCTGATATTATCAACAAAGCAGCTGATGAAAATAGAAGAATTTGTGCTGTAGGAACTACTACAATGAGAGCATTAGAAACTTCTGTTTCTTCTAACAAAAAGATTTCTGCTTACCAAGGTTGGACCAATAAATTTATTTATCCACCTTATGATTTTGGGGTAGCAAACGCTATGATTACCAATTTCCACACGCCAAAATCTACATTAATTATGATGATTGCAGCTTTTGCAGGAACAGATTTTATCATGCACGCTTATGAAGAAGCCGTGAAAAATGAATATAAATTCTATTCTTACGGAGACGCAATGTTGATTTTGTAA
- a CDS encoding DNA-deoxyinosine glycosylase — translation MQKISSFPPIIDNESKILILGSIPGVKSLEMQQYYAHPQNKFWKIICEIFNEDFTTDYSERIKILEKYHVALWDIIETCERKGSLDSEIRNEEANKIGELLQNFPNIKAIFCNGQKSYKNLQKILLKEFHLPIIVLPSTSPAHASLRYEEKLLSWQKIKNYLP, via the coding sequence ATGCAAAAAATATCCTCATTTCCACCAATCATTGATAACGAATCAAAAATTCTGATTTTGGGCTCTATTCCAGGAGTTAAATCTTTGGAAATGCAACAATATTACGCGCATCCTCAAAACAAATTTTGGAAAATTATTTGTGAAATTTTTAATGAAGATTTTACTACCGATTACTCTGAAAGAATTAAAATTTTAGAAAAATACCACGTTGCACTTTGGGACATAATAGAAACTTGCGAAAGAAAAGGTAGTCTAGATTCTGAAATAAGAAATGAAGAAGCGAACAAAATAGGAGAGTTGTTACAGAATTTCCCAAATATAAAAGCTATTTTCTGTAACGGACAAAAATCTTACAAAAATTTACAGAAAATTTTACTAAAAGAATTTCATCTGCCAATTATTGTTTTACCTTCTACAAGCCCTGCTCATGCAAGTTTGAGGTATGAAGAAAAATTATTATCTTGGCAAAAAATTAAAAACTATTTACCATGA
- the lpdA gene encoding dihydrolipoyl dehydrogenase, whose amino-acid sequence MNYDIIVIGSGPGGYVTAIRASQLGFKTAIIEKENLGGICLNWGCIPTKALLKSAQVFNYIKHAEDYGLNKVEGSFDFPNVIARSRGVATKMSGGISFLMKKNKIDVIMGTAKVQKGKKVSVTDKEGKVSEYSANHIIIATGARSRELPNLPQDGVKVIGYRQALSLPTQPKSMIVVGSGAIGVEFADFYNTMGTKVTIVEFMPNIVPVEDEEISKHLEKSLKKSGIDIMTNASVESVDTSGNGVKANVKTKDGNITLEADILLSAVGIAANIENIGLEEVGIATDKGRVLVNEWYQTSVPGYYAIGDIIPTQALAHVASAEGITCVEKIKGMHVETIDYGNIPGCTYCHPEIASVGLTEKQAKEKGYEIKVGKFPLSASGKATANGNTDGFIKVIFDAKYGEWLGCHMIGDGVTDMVAEAVVARKLETTGHEIIKSIHPHPTVSEAIMEAVAAAYGEVIHI is encoded by the coding sequence ATGAATTACGATATTATTGTTATAGGTTCTGGACCTGGTGGTTACGTAACCGCAATTAGAGCATCACAATTAGGTTTTAAAACTGCTATCATAGAAAAAGAAAATCTAGGTGGTATTTGTTTAAACTGGGGGTGTATTCCTACCAAAGCATTACTGAAGTCTGCTCAAGTCTTTAACTATATAAAACACGCCGAAGATTACGGTCTTAATAAAGTAGAGGGAAGTTTTGATTTTCCTAATGTAATTGCTAGAAGTAGAGGAGTTGCTACTAAAATGAGTGGTGGAATTTCTTTCTTGATGAAGAAGAATAAAATTGACGTTATCATGGGAACTGCCAAAGTTCAAAAAGGCAAAAAAGTTTCAGTAACAGATAAAGAAGGAAAAGTTTCTGAATATTCGGCAAATCATATTATCATTGCAACTGGAGCTCGTTCTAGAGAATTGCCAAATCTTCCACAAGATGGAGTAAAAGTAATTGGTTACAGACAAGCTCTGTCATTGCCTACTCAACCGAAATCTATGATTGTAGTAGGTTCTGGAGCAATCGGAGTAGAGTTTGCAGATTTTTATAATACAATGGGAACTAAAGTGACGATTGTAGAATTTATGCCAAATATTGTTCCTGTAGAAGATGAAGAAATTTCTAAACATTTAGAAAAATCTCTTAAAAAATCTGGTATTGATATCATGACCAATGCATCTGTAGAATCTGTAGATACTTCTGGAAATGGTGTTAAAGCCAATGTGAAAACCAAAGATGGAAACATTACACTAGAAGCAGATATTCTACTTTCAGCGGTGGGTATTGCTGCAAATATTGAAAACATTGGACTTGAAGAAGTAGGAATTGCTACAGACAAGGGTAGAGTTTTGGTAAATGAATGGTACCAAACTTCTGTTCCTGGTTATTATGCAATTGGTGACATTATTCCTACTCAAGCTTTGGCTCATGTAGCTTCAGCAGAAGGAATTACTTGTGTAGAGAAAATCAAAGGAATGCACGTAGAAACAATTGACTACGGAAATATTCCTGGTTGTACTTACTGTCATCCAGAAATTGCATCTGTTGGTTTAACTGAAAAACAAGCTAAAGAAAAAGGATACGAAATTAAAGTTGGTAAATTCCCACTTTCAGCATCTGGTAAAGCTACCGCAAATGGTAATACAGATGGTTTCATCAAAGTAATTTTTGATGCAAAATACGGAGAATGGTTAGGTTGCCATATGATTGGTGACGGTGTTACAGATATGGTTGCAGAAGCGGTGGTTGCTAGAAAATTAGAAACTACTGGTCACGAAATTATCAAATCTATTCACCCACATCCAACTGTTTCTGAAGCAATTATGGAAGCTGTAGCTGCAGCTTACGGAGAAGTGATTCACATCTAA
- the rlmN gene encoding 23S rRNA (adenine(2503)-C(2))-methyltransferase RlmN, with amino-acid sequence MKDIRTLSLEQLKEYFVTLGEKPFRAKQVYDWLWSKNLHSIDEMTNLSKELREKISQEFTINPISVDLLQKSKDGTIKNGVKLHDGLLVESVLIPTESRTTACVSSQVGCSLNCEFCATAKLKRMRNLEVAEIVDQVALIDKQSKLYFDRPLSNIVFMGMGEPMMNYKNVVDAIRKITQEDGLGMSARRITVSTSGIPKMMKMLADENLKVKLALSLHSAIEHKRNEIMPFSTKFPLTEIMEAMQYWYDKTGSRITFEYCVWKGINDGDEDIKALIKYCKQVPCKVNLIQYNPIGEGKFDHRSVEAEEKYVRELEKAGITALVRRSRGGDIDAACGQLANKNSGE; translated from the coding sequence ATGAAAGATATCAGAACATTAAGTTTAGAACAGCTCAAAGAATATTTTGTCACTCTTGGCGAAAAACCTTTTCGTGCGAAACAGGTTTATGATTGGTTATGGTCTAAAAATCTTCATTCTATAGATGAAATGACCAACCTTTCTAAAGAGTTGAGAGAAAAAATTTCTCAAGAATTCACCATCAATCCAATTTCTGTGGATTTATTGCAAAAATCTAAAGATGGAACCATCAAAAATGGAGTAAAACTTCATGACGGTCTTTTGGTAGAATCTGTTCTCATTCCTACAGAATCTAGAACTACTGCTTGTGTTTCTTCGCAAGTAGGTTGTAGTTTGAACTGTGAATTTTGTGCAACGGCAAAACTAAAAAGGATGAGAAATCTAGAAGTTGCCGAAATTGTAGACCAAGTTGCTTTGATTGATAAACAGAGCAAACTATATTTTGATAGACCTTTGTCAAACATCGTTTTTATGGGAATGGGAGAACCTATGATGAACTATAAAAACGTAGTAGATGCCATCAGAAAAATTACCCAAGAAGACGGTTTGGGAATGTCTGCACGAAGAATTACCGTTTCTACTTCTGGAATTCCAAAAATGATGAAAATGCTTGCTGATGAAAATTTGAAAGTCAAATTAGCGCTTTCTCTTCACTCAGCAATAGAGCATAAAAGAAATGAAATTATGCCTTTTTCCACAAAATTTCCGTTAACAGAAATTATGGAAGCGATGCAATATTGGTATGATAAAACTGGAAGTAGAATCACCTTTGAATATTGTGTTTGGAAAGGAATTAATGATGGCGACGAAGATATAAAAGCTTTGATAAAATATTGTAAACAAGTTCCTTGTAAAGTGAATTTGATTCAATATAATCCAATTGGTGAAGGAAAATTCGACCATAGAAGTGTAGAAGCCGAAGAAAAATATGTTCGTGAGTTAGAAAAAGCGGGGATTACAGCTTTGGTGAGAAGAAGTAGAGGTGGAGATATTGACGCAGCTTGTGGACAATTGGCCAACAAAAATTCTGGAGAATAA
- a CDS encoding helix-turn-helix domain-containing protein has translation MDNEEIEKIIDSLYYSNPDEGIKIVKFYIKKSKKENSNESLYIAYRYASKFYPVPINFKYTDSALIASKRTENKTLITDAYLNKGVILMDESLYQKALDNILIANKYSLELNDNYIINKTTYFIAQNKIYLGLHEDANKELVNCYNYFKVNLNKKVLNEDYKTYYIFSLMSLIDSNTRIGKHQENISLLEEAYDFIYKNNFEHLKPYFISSEGTEAFYNANYNLAIKKLSEAIRLYNDQWPHLNDIFYIGLSNWKLGKRDVAVKYFEEIDKEYDKSKKLNPEFRPAYELLIKYNDSIGNRDKQLKYINTLMSLDKNYEKNYKYLFSKINKEYDTHKLINEKNKIESSLKNQRTIISSILLITILASLFYWNRYNSLQKKYKEKFEEIISQKNILEKIETLAEVESKQEDDLNPKTLNITDKIKITAPKNSSELEFYNKIPGLNPILVQNILQQLEKFEEELRFTDNQMSLRLLSEEFNTNIPYLSKIINVYKGKNFNYYINDLRIDYIIELLKNDATYLNYDIKNLASLAGFTNAVNFSDNFQRKFEIKPSYFIKMMKENIKTHS, from the coding sequence ATGGATAATGAAGAAATTGAAAAAATAATTGATAGTTTATATTATTCAAACCCAGATGAAGGAATTAAAATTGTTAAATTTTACATAAAGAAATCCAAAAAAGAAAACAGTAATGAATCCTTATATATAGCCTACAGATATGCTAGTAAATTTTATCCAGTTCCAATAAACTTTAAATATACTGACAGCGCTCTCATTGCAAGTAAAAGAACTGAAAATAAAACTTTAATTACTGACGCATATCTTAATAAAGGTGTTATTCTAATGGATGAGTCTTTATATCAGAAGGCGCTTGATAATATATTAATAGCAAATAAATACTCTTTAGAACTCAATGATAATTATATAATAAATAAAACCACATATTTTATTGCTCAAAATAAAATCTACCTCGGCTTACATGAAGATGCAAACAAAGAATTAGTAAATTGTTATAACTATTTTAAAGTTAATCTTAATAAAAAAGTATTAAACGAAGACTACAAAACATATTATATATTTTCTCTTATGAGTTTAATAGATTCTAATACAAGAATTGGAAAACATCAAGAAAATATATCTCTATTAGAGGAAGCATACGATTTTATTTATAAAAATAATTTTGAACATTTAAAACCATATTTTATTTCATCAGAAGGCACTGAAGCATTTTATAATGCAAACTATAATTTAGCAATTAAAAAACTTTCAGAAGCAATTAGATTATATAATGACCAATGGCCACATTTAAATGATATTTTTTACATTGGCCTTTCAAATTGGAAACTTGGGAAAAGAGATGTAGCAGTTAAATATTTTGAGGAAATTGATAAAGAATATGACAAGTCAAAAAAATTAAATCCTGAATTTAGACCAGCATATGAACTATTAATTAAGTATAATGACTCCATTGGTAATAGAGATAAGCAATTAAAATATATCAATACCTTAATGTCTCTTGATAAAAATTATGAAAAAAATTATAAGTACCTATTCTCTAAGATTAATAAAGAATATGATACTCATAAACTCATAAATGAAAAGAACAAAATTGAAAGTTCTCTAAAAAATCAAAGAACTATAATTAGTTCAATATTATTAATAACCATCCTTGCATCATTATTCTATTGGAATCGTTATAACTCTTTACAAAAAAAATATAAAGAAAAATTTGAAGAAATTATTTCACAGAAAAATATTTTAGAAAAAATAGAGACTCTTGCAGAAGTAGAATCAAAACAGGAAGATGATCTAAATCCAAAAACTCTTAACATAACTGACAAAATAAAAATTACCGCTCCAAAAAATTCTTCTGAACTAGAATTTTACAACAAAATACCTGGTCTCAATCCTATTTTAGTTCAAAATATTTTGCAACAACTAGAAAAATTCGAAGAAGAACTTAGGTTTACTGATAATCAGATGTCATTGAGACTTTTAAGTGAAGAATTTAACACCAATATACCTTATCTTTCTAAAATCATTAATGTGTACAAAGGAAAGAATTTTAACTATTATATTAATGATCTAAGAATCGACTACATTATAGAACTACTGAAAAATGATGCTACCTATTTAAACTATGATATCAAAAATCTAGCATCTCTAGCAGGCTTTACGAATGCGGTAAACTTCTCTGACAATTTCCAAAGAAAATTTGAGATTAAACCTTCATACTTCATTAAAATGATGAAGGAAAATATTAAAACACATTCTTAA
- a CDS encoding helix-turn-helix domain-containing protein gives MKAKINNYLIIKNLVFIILFFLQIPTNAQGKKIENLSFLQLEHKIDSLVYNNANASPLIQFYIKKSKKENNLKALVYAYRYASQNPSEKYKVKYSDSAILVAKKINDNSILAEAYINKSTLLIAKNQHDVASNYLMLANRIAEKTNDNYLKYQTIYSIAQNYLYLGRLSDAKKEYEKCVNFFSVNLDKSQTYGKNYEMMFMYSLINLIDINSKLNQFSDNEILLKKAFQYIKENKSNFYYAYFISCEGTNAYFLKNYFLAIEKLKKAQTLYQDSWPHYTEIFYIGMSYWQLGNKKEAVKYFEKLDKEYYIGINRNPQYRPAYELLIEYYASKNNTDKQLEYINKLMSLDKSYEKNYKYLFAKIHKEYDTQKLIEEKNNIENSLKIHQYLTLFVIIISIVLISFSTYKYFQIQRRYKERFEQIISQKKTEIEKIPDTIVEEDKTLTPKIAGLSESTITYILEQLEIFEKEQQFLDYKITQKLLSEKLGTNPTYLSKIINVYKEKNFSNYLNDLRLEYVVELLKTEHKYLNRDIKELANIAGFTNAEAFSDNFQRKFEIKPSYFIKMMKENIKTSSL, from the coding sequence TTGAAAGCAAAAATCAATAACTACCTAATAATCAAAAACTTAGTTTTTATAATTCTATTTTTTCTCCAAATACCAACAAACGCTCAAGGAAAAAAAATAGAAAATTTATCTTTTTTACAATTAGAACATAAAATTGATAGTTTAGTTTATAACAATGCTAATGCATCGCCATTAATCCAATTTTACATCAAAAAATCCAAGAAAGAAAATAATTTAAAAGCATTAGTTTATGCCTACAGATATGCCAGTCAAAATCCTTCTGAAAAATATAAAGTCAAGTATTCTGATAGTGCTATATTAGTTGCTAAAAAAATAAATGATAATTCTATACTAGCAGAAGCATACATTAATAAATCTACTCTACTTATTGCAAAAAACCAACACGATGTTGCTTCTAATTATCTAATGCTTGCTAACAGAATTGCAGAAAAAACAAATGATAATTATTTAAAATATCAAACAATTTATTCTATTGCTCAAAATTATTTGTATTTAGGTCGATTATCTGATGCCAAAAAGGAATATGAAAAATGTGTAAATTTCTTTTCTGTAAATCTTGATAAATCGCAGACCTACGGGAAAAATTATGAAATGATGTTTATGTACTCTTTAATCAATTTGATTGACATCAACTCAAAATTAAATCAATTTTCTGATAATGAAATATTATTAAAAAAAGCTTTTCAATATATTAAAGAAAACAAATCTAATTTTTATTATGCATATTTTATTTCTTGCGAAGGAACCAACGCTTATTTTCTTAAAAATTATTTTTTGGCTATAGAAAAATTGAAGAAGGCTCAAACTTTATACCAAGATAGTTGGCCTCACTACACAGAAATTTTTTACATAGGAATGTCCTATTGGCAATTAGGAAACAAAAAAGAAGCCGTAAAATATTTTGAAAAATTAGATAAGGAATATTATATAGGAATAAATAGAAATCCTCAATATAGACCTGCTTACGAATTACTTATAGAATACTACGCTTCTAAAAATAACACAGATAAGCAACTCGAATACATTAACAAATTAATGTCTTTGGATAAATCTTATGAAAAGAACTACAAATATCTTTTTGCCAAAATTCATAAAGAATATGATACTCAAAAGCTTATTGAAGAGAAAAATAATATTGAAAACAGCTTAAAAATTCATCAATATCTCACGCTTTTTGTAATCATTATAAGTATAGTATTGATTTCTTTTTCTACTTATAAATATTTCCAAATACAAAGGAGATATAAAGAACGTTTTGAACAAATAATTTCACAAAAAAAAACAGAAATCGAGAAAATCCCAGATACAATTGTTGAAGAGGATAAAACTTTAACTCCAAAAATCGCGGGACTTAGTGAATCAACCATTACATATATTCTAGAACAGTTAGAAATTTTCGAAAAAGAACAACAATTTCTAGACTATAAAATCACTCAAAAATTACTCAGCGAAAAACTGGGAACCAATCCAACTTATCTATCTAAAATTATTAATGTTTATAAAGAGAAAAACTTTAGTAATTATCTCAATGACTTAAGGTTAGAATATGTTGTAGAATTGCTCAAAACAGAACATAAATACTTGAATAGAGACATCAAAGAATTGGCAAATATTGCAGGATTTACAAATGCTGAGGCATTTTCGGATAATTTCCAAAGAAAATTTGAGATTAAACCTTCGTACTTCATTAAAATGATGAAGGAAAATATTAAAACTTCCTCTCTATAA
- a CDS encoding polyprenyl synthetase family protein, with product MSNIVEEIKKPINEEMKLFEQKFYESMQSRVPLLDKVTRFIVTTKGKQMRPMFVFLTAQLVGNVNEKTFRGASMIELIHTATLVHDDVVDESFKRRNFFSINALWKNKIAVLVGDYLLSKSVLLSTDNKDFDLLAVISRTIREMSEGELLQLEKARKLDITEDVYYEIIRQKTATLIAACCEVGVLSNGADEVLAKKMQDFGTYTGMAFQIKDDLFDYLSKNIIGKPVGIDIKEQKMTLPLIHTLKTANEADRKYYFNTIKRYNNDQKRVKELIEFVKKSGGLDYAIGVMKDFQQKAKNILAEFPDSDAKHSLNLMLDYVIERKF from the coding sequence GTGTCAAACATCGTAGAAGAAATCAAGAAGCCGATTAACGAAGAAATGAAACTTTTTGAACAAAAGTTTTATGAATCTATGCAAAGCAGAGTTCCTTTGCTTGATAAAGTTACTCGTTTTATTGTAACCACCAAAGGAAAGCAAATGCGACCAATGTTTGTATTTCTTACCGCTCAATTGGTAGGAAATGTAAATGAAAAGACGTTTCGTGGCGCTTCTATGATTGAGTTGATTCATACTGCTACTTTGGTTCATGATGACGTAGTAGACGAAAGTTTCAAACGTCGTAATTTCTTTTCTATCAATGCTTTATGGAAAAATAAAATTGCGGTTTTGGTGGGTGATTATTTACTATCTAAATCGGTTTTACTTTCTACAGATAATAAAGATTTTGATTTATTGGCTGTTATTTCTAGAACCATCAGAGAAATGTCTGAAGGAGAGTTGCTTCAATTAGAAAAAGCCAGAAAATTAGACATTACAGAAGACGTTTACTATGAAATTATTCGTCAAAAAACGGCTACACTTATTGCAGCTTGTTGCGAAGTGGGCGTTTTGTCTAATGGTGCTGATGAAGTTTTAGCCAAAAAAATGCAAGATTTCGGTACTTATACAGGAATGGCGTTCCAAATCAAAGACGATTTGTTTGATTATCTTTCTAAAAATATTATTGGAAAACCAGTTGGGATTGACATAAAAGAGCAAAAGATGACTTTGCCGCTTATTCATACTTTGAAAACGGCGAATGAAGCTGATAGAAAGTACTATTTCAATACTATAAAAAGATATAATAACGACCAAAAACGCGTAAAAGAGCTGATAGAATTTGTGAAAAAATCTGGTGGACTGGATTATGCAATTGGTGTAATGAAAGATTTTCAGCAAAAAGCAAAAAATATCCTTGCAGAATTCCCTGATTCTGACGCGAAACATTCTCTTAATTTGATGCTTGATTACGTTATAGAGAGGAAGTTTTAA
- a CDS encoding alpha-ketoacid dehydrogenase subunit alpha/beta, which produces MQTTYIETQTVSFQDFKNQILADYKLGRISREMSYIARREVLTGKAKFGIVGDGKELPQLAMAKVFRNGDFRSGYYRDQTFALAVGGLSVESFFAQLYADTSVEREPASAGRQMNGHFATRSLNEDGTWKDLTQIKNISSDISPTAGQLPRLLGLAQASKVYKSVKFHGSEKFSNNGNEVAFGTIGDASSAEGHFWETLNAACALQVPMILSIWDDGYGISVPTHDQRAKEDMAEMLSGFQRKEGKTEGCEIIQVKAWDYPALLDAYARAEHFARTESVPVVIHVTEVTQPQGHSTSGSHERYKSEDRLKWEADFDGLEKFKEWILNYSIEIEGKEEILATVEELENLEKEAKKIAKDGQKKAWENYRNSIEILKNEVLPLVENLKSQNSEVEAELQKFGALISYAKKDVFSLMRKVLLLTRTHQSTERQWLASKYQQLLAQEKDNYSSHLYSESEWKSTNVKEVKPVYSENSEMVDGRVVVRNNFDKIFEKYPETLVFGEDAGNIGDVNQGLEGLQEKYGKVRVADTGIREATILGQGIGMAMRGLRPIAEIQYLDYILYCLQGISDDLATLHYRTKGGQKAPVIIRTRGHRLEGIWHSGSPMAGIINLVKGVNVLVPRNLTKAAGFYNTMLQSDEPAIIVECLNGYRLKEKQPDNLGEFTVPVGKIEVTKEGKDVTLVTYGSTWRLVMEAAEELEKLGISAEVIDIQSLIPFDISHEIAESVKKTNRLVIIDEDVEGGTSAFILQQIVEKQKAFRYLDSAPLTIAANDHRPAYASDGDYFSKPSVDDMVEKIYAVFHEANPSQFPKI; this is translated from the coding sequence ATGCAAACTACTTATATCGAAACACAAACAGTTTCTTTTCAAGATTTTAAGAATCAAATATTAGCAGACTATAAACTAGGTAGAATTTCTCGTGAAATGTCTTATATAGCAAGAAGAGAAGTTTTAACAGGTAAAGCTAAGTTCGGGATTGTAGGTGATGGTAAAGAATTACCACAATTAGCCATGGCAAAAGTTTTTAGAAATGGAGATTTTAGAAGTGGCTATTACAGAGACCAAACTTTCGCATTAGCAGTTGGAGGTTTATCAGTAGAGAGTTTCTTTGCACAATTGTATGCAGATACTTCTGTAGAAAGAGAACCTGCTTCAGCTGGTAGACAAATGAATGGTCACTTTGCAACACGCAGTTTAAATGAAGATGGAACTTGGAAAGATTTAACTCAAATTAAAAATATATCATCTGATATTTCTCCAACTGCAGGACAACTGCCTAGACTTCTAGGTTTGGCTCAAGCTTCTAAGGTTTACAAATCAGTTAAGTTTCACGGTTCAGAGAAATTCAGCAATAATGGAAACGAGGTTGCTTTCGGAACCATCGGTGATGCGTCTTCTGCAGAAGGTCATTTCTGGGAAACTTTGAACGCTGCTTGTGCTTTACAAGTTCCTATGATTTTATCAATTTGGGATGATGGTTACGGAATTTCTGTTCCTACTCATGACCAAAGAGCAAAAGAAGACATGGCAGAAATGCTTTCTGGTTTCCAAAGAAAAGAAGGAAAAACAGAAGGTTGCGAAATTATTCAAGTAAAAGCTTGGGATTATCCTGCACTTCTAGACGCTTATGCTAGAGCCGAACATTTTGCAAGAACAGAATCTGTTCCTGTGGTAATTCACGTGACAGAGGTAACTCAACCACAAGGTCACTCTACTTCTGGTTCTCACGAAAGGTATAAATCTGAAGATAGATTGAAATGGGAAGCAGATTTCGACGGCTTAGAAAAATTTAAAGAATGGATTCTTAATTATTCTATAGAAATTGAAGGAAAAGAAGAAATTTTAGCAACAGTAGAAGAACTTGAAAATTTAGAAAAAGAAGCGAAAAAAATTGCAAAAGACGGTCAGAAAAAAGCTTGGGAAAATTATAGAAATTCTATAGAAATTCTTAAAAATGAAGTACTTCCGTTAGTAGAGAATCTAAAATCTCAGAATAGCGAAGTAGAAGCAGAACTGCAAAAATTCGGTGCATTGATTTCTTATGCTAAAAAGGATGTATTCAGTTTGATGAGAAAAGTTTTGCTTTTGACTAGAACTCATCAATCTACTGAAAGACAATGGCTTGCTTCTAAATATCAACAGCTTTTAGCGCAAGAAAAAGATAATTATTCTTCACACTTGTATTCAGAATCTGAATGGAAATCTACCAATGTAAAAGAAGTAAAACCAGTTTACTCAGAAAATTCTGAAATGGTAGATGGAAGAGTAGTGGTAAGAAATAATTTTGATAAAATCTTTGAAAAATATCCTGAAACTTTGGTTTTCGGTGAAGATGCAGGGAATATTGGTGATGTAAACCAAGGTTTAGAAGGACTTCAAGAGAAATACGGAAAAGTAAGAGTTGCAGATACTGGTATTAGAGAAGCTACAATTTTGGGACAAGGAATTGGTATGGCGATGCGTGGACTTCGTCCGATTGCAGAAATTCAGTATTTAGACTATATTTTGTATTGTTTACAAGGAATTAGTGATGATTTGGCAACACTTCATTACAGAACAAAAGGTGGACAAAAAGCTCCAGTTATCATCAGAACTCGTGGTCATAGATTAGAAGGAATTTGGCATTCTGGTTCACCAATGGCGGGAATTATTAACCTAGTAAAAGGGGTGAATGTTTTGGTTCCTAGGAATTTAACTAAAGCAGCAGGTTTTTATAACACGATGCTTCAGAGTGATGAACCAGCAATTATTGTAGAATGTCTTAATGGTTATAGATTAAAAGAAAAACAACCAGATAATTTAGGTGAATTCACCGTTCCGGTTGGTAAAATAGAAGTAACTAAAGAAGGAAAAGATGTTACTCTAGTAACGTATGGTTCTACTTGGAGATTGGTAATGGAAGCTGCCGAAGAATTAGAAAAATTAGGAATTTCTGCGGAAGTTATTGATATTCAGTCTTTAATACCATTTGATATTTCACATGAAATTGCTGAAAGCGTGAAGAAAACCAATCGTTTAGTGATTATAGACGAAGACGTAGAAGGCGGAACCTCTGCATTTATTCTTCAGCAAATTGTAGAAAAACAAAAAGCATTCAGATATTTGGATTCGGCTCCGTTAACGATTGCAGCAAATGATCACAGACCAGCTTATGCAAGTGATGGAGATTATTTCTCAAAACCTTCTGTAGATGATATGGTTGAGAAAATATATGCAGTTTTTCATGAAGCGAACCCTTCTCAATTTCCAAAAATTTAA